One Ilumatobacter fluminis genomic window, CGTTGCGACGACGACCCCGATCGTCAGGATCAGCGCGGCGACGACGCCGACTGCGCCGATGACGCGCTGCCTGGCGTCGAGCCCCGAGATCCACCGCACGCCTGCGACGATACGACCTCGGGCGGGGTCCACCACGGCACGTCGGGGCGCGCGGCGCGAAACGGTTGGTCACGGGGGGCGCCGTCGCGTAGCCTGTCCGGCGTGATGGCAGCGCTGCGATTTCCGTGCCCCGGGCGGACCGCCTGGGGACGGTGACGCTTCACGAACGCGCGCCCACCCGAGTCCGGCCGGGGATGACCACTGCCCAGACCGTTCGTTCGTCGTGTTTGAAAGGACTCCCGTGATCGACGACATCCGCGCCGCCCAAGCAGCGGCGCTCTCCCAGGTCGAGCAGGCCGATTCGCTGGAAGCGATCGCCGCGCTCGACAGCTCACTGCTCGGCAAGCAGGGCGAGATCGCCGCGTTCAAGCGGCAACTCGGCTCGCTCGAGACCGTCGACGAGAAGAAGGCGGCCGGTCAGGCGGTCAACGAGGCGTTGCAGGCCGTCGCCGCTGCGCTCGAGACGCGCCAGCGTGAACTGGGCGTCGCTGCTCTCCAGGCGAAGGTCGCCGCCGAGCGACTCGACCTCACCGAGTACGTCACCGCGCCGACCCGTGGGCATGCACACCTCGTCACCCAGGCATGGGAACGACTCGAGGATGTGTTCATCGGACTCGGCTTCCAGGTCGCCGAAGGTCCCGAGGTCGAGACCGACTGGCACAACTTCGAAGCACTCAACATGGGCGAAGGGCACCCCGCCCGCGGCGAGTTCGACACCTTGTTCGTCGACTACGCACCCGAGGGAGGCTCCGAGGGGCGGACCGTGCTGCGCACGCACACCTCACCGGTCCAGATCCGCACGATGCTCGAGCAGGAGCCGCCGATCTACATCGTGGCGCCCGGTCGTGTGTTCCGCCGCGACACGCCCGACGCCACTCACATGCCGGTGTTCCACCAGATCGAGGGCCTGGTCATCGATCGCAACATCACCCTCGCCGACCTCGCCGGCACCATCGAGGCGTTCACCCATGCGTTCTTCGGACCCGGATTCTCGTCGCGCCTGCGCCCGAGCTACTTCCCGTTCACCGAACCCTCGGCCGAGTTCGACGTGCAGCGCCCCGACGGATCGTGGCTCGAACTCGGAGGGTGCGGCATGGTGCACCCGAACGTGCTGCGAGCCGGTGGACTCGACCCCACCGAGTGGAGCGGGTTCGCGTTCGGGTTCGGCATCGACCGCATGGCGGTCATGCGCCACCAGGTCGCCGACCTGCGAGACATGTACGCCGATGACATCCGCTTCGCCGCGCAGTTCTGAGGAGACGACAGCGACATGAAGGTTCTTCTCTCCTGGCTCAACGAGTACGGCGACTTCGCCGACCCGACCGACGACGACGCCGTGCAGCGTCTCGCCGACACGATGACCGCGCTCGGGCTGGCGGTCGAAGACATCGATCGCGTCGGCGCCACCGTCGACGGGGTCGTCTCGGCACGCGTGCTCCGACTCGAGCAACATCCCGACGCGGCGAAGGTCCAGCGCGTGTACGTCGACGCCGGTGACGGCTCCGAGCGCCACGTGTGGTGCGGTGCGTTCAACATGCAGGTCGGCGATGTCGTCCCGCTCGCCACCCTCGGCACCACCATGCCGAACGGGATGACGATCGAACGACGCGGCATCCTCGGGATCGACTCCGAGGGCATGCTCTGCGCAGCCGACGAGCTCGGTCTCGGCACCGATCACTCGGGCATCCTGATCCTCCCCGCCGACACCGAACTCGGTGTGCCGTACGGCGAGGTGCTCGGGATCCGACCCGACGTGCTGTTCGACCTCGACCTCACGCGCAACCGACCCGACTGCTGGGGCTACGTGGGCATCGCCCGCGACGTCGCCGCCCAGATGGGTATCGAGTTCCGACCGCCCACCCCGCCCGAACCCGAGTGGGGACCCGAGCGGACCGCGCCGGTCGAGCTCGTGTCCGGCGACCGCTGTGGTCGCTTCACGAGCGTGGTCATGAGCGGCGTCGAGGTCGGACCGAGCCCGGACTGGATGCAGCGCCGGCTGCTGGCGGCCGGCATGCGACCGATCAGCAACGTCGTCGACGCCTCCAACTACGTGACGCTCGAGCTGAACCAGCCGACCCACGCCTACGACCTCGAGACCTTGGGCGGCGGCGGGTTCCGCATCCGTGTCGCGAGCGAAGGCGAACAGATGGTCACACTCGACGGAGAGACCCGCACGCTCACCGAGGCCGACGTGCTGATCTGCGACGCCGATGATGTTCCGATCGGTATCGGCGGTGTGATGGGCGGCCTCGACTCCGAGATCTCCGACACGACCACGGTCGTGGCGCACGAGATCGCCTGGTTCACCCCGCTCACGGTGCTGCAGACGTCGAGCCGTCTCGGTCTGCGCACCGAGGCCTCGGCCCGATACGAGCGCGGCTGCGACCCGTACATCATCGACACCGCGCACGCTCGCTTCGCCGAACTGTTGGGTGAAACGTGCCCGAACCTCGTGGTGCACGCCGGCAAAGCCGACGAGCGCGGCCCCGGGCTCCCGCCGCAGGAGCGTTCGACCGAGCTGCGCATCAGCGAGGTCAACCGAGTGCTCGGCACCGAACTGACCGCCGACGACCTGCCACCGCTGCTCGACCCGATCGGGTTCACGGTGTCGGGCTCGGGCGACACCCGGACCGTTGCGATCCCGTCGTGGCGGCCCGACTCCACCGAGGAGATCGACGTGATCGAGGAGGTGGCACGCCACTACGGCTACGAGCGGGTCGGCAAGACCGTTCCGAAGTCGACCGTGCACGGCGCCCTGTCGGTCAAGCAGCAGCGTCGGCGGCTCCTGCGAGAAGTGCTCCTCGGATTGGGGATCTCCGAGGCGATGCCGAACCCGTTCCTCGCGCCCGACACGCTGGCGAAGGCCGGCCTCGACGGCCCGACGATCAGCATCACGAACCCGCTCGTCGTCGAAGAGAGCGTCCTACGCACCTCGCTCCGGCCGGGTCTCCTGGAGGCGATCGCCTACAACGAGTCGCACCGTGCGACCGGCGTGAAGCTGTTCGAGATCGGCCACGTCTACCCGCCCGGTTCGGGCGAGTTGCCCGACGAGTACGAAGCGCTGTGCGTGGTGCTCGCCGGCGAAGAAGCCCCGGCAGCGATGGCGGTGTGGCGCGAGATCGCGACGGCCCTCGGTGTGGGCGCCCGCGTCGACCAGGGACGCGTCCCGGCCGGACTCCACGCCACCCGCTCGGCGACGCTGCAGGCGGGCAAGGACCCGACCGGCGCCGTCGGCGAGGTCGACCCGGCGGTGCTCCAGCGCTTCGAGGTGACCGAGCGGGTCGCCATCCTCGAGCTCGACCTCGACGAGGTGCTCGGTCGCGAGCCGAAGCCGGCCCAGTGGAAGCCGGTGAGCAAGTACCCGTCGAGCGACCTCGACCTGGCCTTCATCCTGTCCGACGACGTGCCGGCCGAGAAGCTCGAGAAGGCGATCCGGCAGGGCGCCGGCGCGTTGCTCGTCGACATCGAGTTGTTCGACGTGTTCCGAGGTGAGTCGCTCGGCGACGGTCGACGCAGTCTGGCGTACCGGGTGCGGCTGCAGGCCGACGACCGCAACCTCACCGACGCCGACATCGCCGAGGTCCGACGCGGCGCGGTGGCTGCGGCCACCAAGTTGGGCGCCGAACTGCGCGGCTGAGATGCCCGGAGAGACCGATCTGGCCCGGATGCTGGCGACGCTCGACGTCGTGCAGCGCCCGGGCCGGTTCGCGTTCGTGACGGGGGAGTGGCCGACCCTCGCCGCCGACGCTGCTGCCACGATCCACGAGGACGAAGGACCGACCTACGTCGTCACCACCGAACAGGCCGACGCCGCCGGGGCGCCGGTCGACTTCGAGGCGGCCTGGCTCACGCTCACCGTCCATTCGGCGCTCGAAGCGGTCGGACTGACGGCGGCCTTCTCGGCCGTGCTCGGCGAGGCGGGCATCCCGTGCAACGTGCTCGCGGGCTACCACCACGACCATCTCCTCGTGCCCGCCGACCGGGCCGACGAGGCGGTCAGCGTGTTGCGATCGCTCGCCGGGTGAGTGCCCGGGCGGCGAACACCTCACGGACGTCGTTCTCGGTGTCGCCGCGGAACTGCTCTCGGTAGGCGGCGTCGTTGATGCTCGACACCGCGAACTGCAAGGTGGCGAAGGCCCCGATGAACGCCGCGACCGCAAGGTGCTCCCACGTGAGCACCATCTCGCCGCCGAGGAAGTCGAACCGCACGATCGGATCGAGCTCGTCGGTGGTGGTCCACTGGAGAATCGTCGTCTCCCGGACGGCCAGCAGACCGAACCCGACGTAGAACACCGCCGACACGAGGCCCACGAGCACCGCCTGCACCAGCTGCGAGATCATGAGGAGCAGCCCGGCGTTCACGACCTCGGTCCGGGTGAGCGGCGGAGCGTCGACCGGCGTGGTGCGGTCGAGGTCGTCGAACGGGAGCTGGTCGATGGGCGCGCTCGTCTGGCCGACGAGCCCGAACACCTCGTTCCAGTCGCCGAAGCGGGCGAGCGCGCCGACCTCGCCCGGAACCTGCAGCCCGAGGAACAGCGCCGCCAGGCCGACCAGCAGCACGATCACGATCACGAAGTACGCGGGCACGAAGTCGTGGGCGACCTGCCACACCTCGGCGTTCAGGAACACGAACGCCGTGATCAGGAGCATGATCGGCAGACCCCGAGCGAACAGCGCCGTGATGGTCCCGACCTGCTGTGCCGCCTGGACCGCTCCCACCCGCAGCGCCGGGACGAGGCCGTACGAGGTGATCGCATAGGCGATCAGCAGCAGTGCGGCGTTGAGGGCGATCACCGTGAGCCCTTCCTGCCAGCCGTTGTCGGCGACGACCGTCACCAGCACGGCCGGCCCGAACAGGTAGACCGCGACCTCCCAGGCGCCGATGTCGTCGGGAAGCGCGA contains:
- the pheS gene encoding phenylalanine--tRNA ligase subunit alpha, encoding MIDDIRAAQAAALSQVEQADSLEAIAALDSSLLGKQGEIAAFKRQLGSLETVDEKKAAGQAVNEALQAVAAALETRQRELGVAALQAKVAAERLDLTEYVTAPTRGHAHLVTQAWERLEDVFIGLGFQVAEGPEVETDWHNFEALNMGEGHPARGEFDTLFVDYAPEGGSEGRTVLRTHTSPVQIRTMLEQEPPIYIVAPGRVFRRDTPDATHMPVFHQIEGLVIDRNITLADLAGTIEAFTHAFFGPGFSSRLRPSYFPFTEPSAEFDVQRPDGSWLELGGCGMVHPNVLRAGGLDPTEWSGFAFGFGIDRMAVMRHQVADLRDMYADDIRFAAQF
- the pheT gene encoding phenylalanine--tRNA ligase subunit beta, with the protein product MKVLLSWLNEYGDFADPTDDDAVQRLADTMTALGLAVEDIDRVGATVDGVVSARVLRLEQHPDAAKVQRVYVDAGDGSERHVWCGAFNMQVGDVVPLATLGTTMPNGMTIERRGILGIDSEGMLCAADELGLGTDHSGILILPADTELGVPYGEVLGIRPDVLFDLDLTRNRPDCWGYVGIARDVAAQMGIEFRPPTPPEPEWGPERTAPVELVSGDRCGRFTSVVMSGVEVGPSPDWMQRRLLAAGMRPISNVVDASNYVTLELNQPTHAYDLETLGGGGFRIRVASEGEQMVTLDGETRTLTEADVLICDADDVPIGIGGVMGGLDSEISDTTTVVAHEIAWFTPLTVLQTSSRLGLRTEASARYERGCDPYIIDTAHARFAELLGETCPNLVVHAGKADERGPGLPPQERSTELRISEVNRVLGTELTADDLPPLLDPIGFTVSGSGDTRTVAIPSWRPDSTEEIDVIEEVARHYGYERVGKTVPKSTVHGALSVKQQRRRLLREVLLGLGISEAMPNPFLAPDTLAKAGLDGPTISITNPLVVEESVLRTSLRPGLLEAIAYNESHRATGVKLFEIGHVYPPGSGELPDEYEALCVVLAGEEAPAAMAVWREIATALGVGARVDQGRVPAGLHATRSATLQAGKDPTGAVGEVDPAVLQRFEVTERVAILELDLDEVLGREPKPAQWKPVSKYPSSDLDLAFILSDDVPAEKLEKAIRQGAGALLVDIELFDVFRGESLGDGRRSLAYRVRLQADDRNLTDADIAEVRRGAVAAATKLGAELRG
- a CDS encoding ACT domain-containing protein; the protein is MPGETDLARMLATLDVVQRPGRFAFVTGEWPTLAADAAATIHEDEGPTYVVTTEQADAAGAPVDFEAAWLTLTVHSALEAVGLTAAFSAVLGEAGIPCNVLAGYHHDHLLVPADRADEAVSVLRSLAG